From the Triticum urartu cultivar G1812 unplaced genomic scaffold, Tu2.1 TuUngrouped_contig_4738, whole genome shotgun sequence genome, the window AGTCGCGAAAATCAATATGGCGGCGTCGAAGGGCCGGACCGTCTTGTACTTCGAGTACTTCCCGCCCAAGACGGAGGAGGGCGTGGAGAACCTCTTCGAGCGGATGGACCGCATGGTGGCGCACGGCCCCAACTTCTGCGACATCACCTGGGGCGCCGGCGGATCCACCGCCGACGTCACCCTCGACATCGCCAACCGCATGCAGAACATGGTACGCACGTCTCCCTCGCCCCGTCAACTGCCGCCTGCTGCGCCCGCCCGCGCGCGATCTGATCTGATCCGCTCTGCTCTGCTCTGTTTCGGCGCGCCTTCCGCCCGCGAGAGTGCCGGGTTCGATTCGTTTGCTTGGCTGGTTTGATCCGGCTCGGATTTAGGCGCAATGCGACGCTCTGTAATTCGTGAAGGGGGTGCTGGGAAGCATGTTCGGTTTTGGGATGACCGGATTTGCTTAATTCCGCGAATTGTCGCTTCGTCTCCATAGAGTTCGACGGGTTAGTAATTAGTTTAGATTGCTTTTACTCCAAGTTCAAAGTTAACGGACGCATTTGGTGCTAACAGCTGATTTAGGATGAAATGGAACTGGTGCCAAGTAGGAGTTCATCTGCTTCCATGTCGTCTAGTTACTGATTATGTTTAAGAGAGAATTATTGCTTACTTGCTTTCTGAGTTTAAGAGACAATTATTGCTAACTTATGCCTCAACGTGAGCAGGGGAGTGTTATACACATGgtatattattattttttatgctTGTATAATGCTTAGTTCAACGCACATTTAAGCTATGGAACGGTAGGGGTTTTATTGAGATTAGTAATTTTGATGAGCCGGGCCACATTGACTCACTGAGTTCATCCATTCTGACTCGGTCAACACTCTCAGTAAGGGGCTTGTTGCTTACTTGCTTTCTGAGTTTTTCTGGGATGAGTCTTGATAGGATTTCCTGTCTGGGTTTCATGGCATCGTGGTCTGAATTTCTTATGTCATGTGCTCAATGTTGGGTGTATCTGGGGACAGAGAAATGTGCCAACATGTTGTTTTTAAACAAGTAGTGACCGTTGTTTTTAAACAAGTTTGGAAGAAGACACTCATTTGATAGTATTAAAGTTTACTACGAACATTCTGTCATGCCAATATGTTGCTCTGGATAATTTCAAATTAATTTCCGAAGCTTCTTTTAAATTTCCAATGATTCTTTGCATTGCTGCCATAAATATTGTCGGTGACTTTTAACATTtcaatgttattattttgcaggTATGTGTGGAAACGATGATGCACTTGACATGCACCAACATGCCAGTGGAGAAGATCGATAATGCTTTGGATACCATCAAGTCCAATGGGATTCAAAATGTTCTGGCACTTCGAGGAGATCCTCCACATGGCCAGGACAAATTTGTTCAAGTTGCTGGTGGATTTTCTTGTGCTCTAGATCTGGTAAGCACCTCTTCTTCCAACAGATGGAATGTAATTAAGTCTTATTACATTGGAGAGGCATGGACATGATGGCAAGCTGATTGCTGTTGCTTGTGATATCTAGGATTTCAGATGTTAGTCCTGATGCCTTCTGTTTTCCAATTGCAGGTGGAGCACATTAAAGCCAAGTATGGTGATTACTTTGGCATAACTGTCGCTGGCTATCCAGGTTAGCAACACTTAGCTTCTCTCTACAGTCGGTGGACGGTTTCAATGTTACAAATTATAATTGTTATTTCTGTTTTTCAAATGTCAGAGGCACACCCTGAGGTAATACTAGGCGAGGAAGGTGCTACGGAGGAAGCATATAGCAAAGATCTTGCTTACTTGAAGAGAAAGGTTCTCATCAATCTTGTTGGTTCTTGTAGTTGAAAATGAAAACTGTATGGTTGCTAACTCTCTTGATCGATGCCTGGACAAGATTCTATGCAAGGCCATGTCCTAATGATGTAACCTGTTGCATACCCTATGTACTTGTTGAGCATAAAATTGCTCTTTGTCAGCTTCATTCTCAATCTACATTTCTCTGCAGGTTGATGCTGGTGCTGACGTTATAGTCACCCAGCTTTTCTATGATACCGATATCTTTCTCAAGTTTGTGAACGACTGCCGTCAGATTGGTATAACCTGCCCTATCGTTCCTGGCATAATGCCAATAAATAACTACAAAGGATTTGTGCGCATGACTGGATTCTGCAAAACTAAGGTACGGTGTGTTGCTGTAGCTCCATCACAAGTAATGACATGGATGAAAGTGTATCTGGTCTGTCCCCCCTTTGGATTCACATCTTTCCCCAAAACACAAGGCAAATTGGTTTATTTGGTCATTATATAAAATTACAGGGCCGAAAAAAAGACATGTTTTAGGTAATAGTACCTTCATTATCTCCCTTTTGTGCTATATTGACTGTGTATCAATATAGCACCCTTGCTCTTGTTTCTTTGGAATTTTCCATGGCCATTTGCACCGTATTTTGAACTGGGGTTCATGGGAGCACCTGAAGGTGTGGATTGCTTCTGATACACCTTTTTTCTGGAGATAATCCAACAAACATCGAACATATAAAATATATagaattttatttttattcatttACTGAATTTCGGATTGTGGTACTAACAGAATGCCACTTCAAATGTAAAAACAGATTCCAGCTGAGATTACTGCTGCCTTGGATCCTATTAAAGACAATGAGGAGGCTGTGAAAGCATATGGAATCCACCTTGGTACTGAGATGTGCAAGAAAATTTTGGCTAGTGGGATCAAGACTTTGCACCTGTACACACTAAACATGGAGAAGACTGCTTTAGCAATTCTGATGGTGATTTCCTTGTCTTGCTCGATTTAATTGTTTTTTTTCTGACAAGTTTCTAACGGTTAAATTTTTTTCCCAGAATCTTGGCTTAATAGAGGAGTCCAAGCTTTCAAGAACATTACCTTGGAGGCCACCAACTAATGTTTTCCGTGTCAAAGAGGATGTTCGCCCTATATTCTGGTATTTTTTTCTGAATTTTTCTTTGTGAAAGCTGATTGAGTATTAATACTACACATATACTCATTCAGTCTTGTCTATGATATAATTGAGCAGGGCCAACAGACCAAAGAGTTACATTTCAAGGACCACTGGTTGGGATCAATACCCACATGGACGGTGGGGTGATTCCAGGAACCCATCATACGGTGCACTTAATGATCACCAGGTAATTTCATTGTCTTGTTGTTTGAGTCTACAATAATGGTATGCACAACAGTTTTGCACAGACACTGGATGCAACATCTTCATAACACTCTAAATCCAGAATCAATACAAATTGTATACTTCTGTTAAAAAAAATACAACTTCTGACTCTGTCTTCCAGAAAGAAATATAGTTGATAGTGAACATTTACATAAGATCCAGAAATATTGGTTCAGCGGAAAATATTGGTTGCCCAACACTCTTATTGTTGGGCTCTGTCTCTTAGTTTTGTACGAAAAGAAACATTTATCTGTTTCTTAGTACCAATTCAACCATCTGCCCATGCAACATAATTCAGTTGTTTGGCATTGGTTATTCACTGTTTCAAAGATTACCTCTAGTAGTGGGCCTGCTTTTTTGTGATTTAAATTTCATAAAGTTATAGTTGTATGTGATAACATATCCGCTCTTTCACAGTTCACACGGCCACGTGGACGTGGTAAGAAGCTCCAAGAGGAATGGGCTGTTCCACTGAAATCTGTGCAAGACATTAATGAGGTAACTCTTGAACTACATGATAGTAATACTATTGCTCTGTATGCCATACAAACAATTTCAAGGTGTCAATGTTTTTGCTAACCCGCCTTTCGCACTTACAGCGGTTCGTGAACTTCTGTGAAGGAAAACTTAAAAGCAGCCCATGGTCTGAGTTAGATGGTCTTCAACCCGAGACGACGATAATTG encodes:
- the LOC125528244 gene encoding probable methylenetetrahydrofolate reductase (The sequence of the model RefSeq protein was modified relative to this genomic sequence to represent the inferred CDS: added 56 bases not found in genome assembly), producing MKVIEKIQEAAANGRTVFSFEYFPPKTEEGVENLFERMDRMVAHGPNFCDITWGAGGSTADVTLDIANRMQNMVCVETMMHLTCTNMPVEKIDNALDTIKSNGIQNVLALRGDPPHGQDKFVQVAGGFSCALDLVEHIKAKYGDYFGITVAGYPEAHPEVILGEEGATEEAYSKDLAYLKRKVDAGADVIVTQLFYDTDIFLKFVNDCRQIGITCPIVPGIMPINNYKGFVRMTGFCKTKIPAEITAALDPIKDNEEAVKAYGIHLGTEMCKKILASGIKTLHLYTLNMEKTALAILMNLGLIEESKLSRTLPWRPPTNVFRVKEDVRPIFWANRPKSYISRTTGWDQYPHGRWGDSRNPSYGALNDHQFTRPRGRGKKLQEEWAVPLKSVQDINERFVNFCEGKLKSSPWSELDGLQPETTIIDNQLVKINSKGFLTINSQPAVNAEKSESPSVGWGGPGGYVYQKAYVEFFCAKEKLGQLIEKSKAFPSLTYIAVNKEGESISNIPANAVNAVTWGVFPGKEIIQPTVVDSASFMVWKDEAFEIWSRGWACLFPEGDSSRELLEQIQKSYYLVSLVDNDYISGDLFAAFKEI